The following nucleotide sequence is from Peptostreptococcaceae bacterium.
GCCGGGATGGGGGGGCTCTTAATAAGGGATATTCTTATTTCGGGAGAGGCATTGATATCAAGAGAAAATACCAAACTAATTCTCCAGCCCATGGTGGCGCAATCGGAATTGAGAACATGGCTTAAAGGGAATGGTTTCAGAATCATATCGGAAAGACTCGCAAGGGACAAGAAGAAGTTTTATGAAATTCTGCTGGTCGAAATGGGAGTAGAACCTTGTGATAATCTGGTATATGATGAAATAGGATCTAAACTGCTTGAGGAAAAGGACCCCTTGCTAAAGGCATTTGTAAGCCACAAAATAAGGAAATACGAAATAATCTTGGATAATATAACGCAAAACGCTGCGGAATCAGAGCTGATGTATAAGAAAGCCCATGAAATAATTGATCGAATAGAGAAACTTAAGGAGGTTTTGGAAAAAATATGAAAAGGAAAGATCTTTTAGATTTGCTGCAGAGAAAATTTCCTGAAGAATACGCAGAGGATTGGGATAATACAGGATTTATAATAGATGTTGGAAAAAATGAATATGAGCGTATTCTAGTAGCGCTCGAACTCACGCCGGAAGTATTGAGCGAAGCTCTTGGGCTTGGCGTGGACATTGTAATAACCCATCACCCGATTATTTTCAAATCGATCAAAAAATTGAGCACACAGACAGTTGAAGACAGCATGATAATCGAGTGCATAAAACACGATATTTCAGTTTTTACCATTCACACCAATTGCGATAACTATGAGGGAGGAACAAACGATTATCTTTCCAAACTTATTGGACTAAGAGAAACAGAAGCTCTTTTACCATTGGAAAAGACCTATATCAAATTGGTCGTTTTTGCTCCATCTGGATATGTTCAAGCAATCAGAAATAGAATGGGCGAAATGGGCG
It contains:
- a CDS encoding SAM-dependent methyltransferase; the encoded protein is MKLDPRLQAIAEYVKKGESVADIGTDHGYIPIYLAENGISSKVFATDVNKGPLNNAKGIVKTQGFEEIIVLRLGNGLAPVIGEKIDKIIIAGMGGLLIRDILISGEALISRENTKLILQPMVAQSELRTWLKGNGFRIISERLARDKKKFYEILLVEMGVEPCDNLVYDEIGSKLLEEKDPLLKAFVSHKIRKYEIILDNITQNAAESELMYKKAHEIIDRIEKLKEVLEKI